From the Macaca nemestrina isolate mMacNem1 chromosome 2, mMacNem.hap1, whole genome shotgun sequence genome, the window TTTCCAAAGGTGAATAAGCTTTGTTTTCTCCAGACAGAAGCAAGCCGGGAGGCTGGCTGCCTCTCCTCCTGCCATCTCTGCTGGTGGTGACATGGGTGCTGGTGGCAGGGATCTATCTAATGTGGAGGCACGGTAAGGGTTATAATTATTTAAAGACATCCTCATAAGGaaataacattttgaatttttttttaaagaagattccTCTGGAGGCAGTCACATGTTGGCGTTTCCCTGAGTTAGATAGCATTTATGTAATACCTTCAAGTGCTCCTACGGAGACTGATACGAGCATCACTGGATTACACATGCCAGGTGAAAGTAGGGTCAGGACTTCCAGATCTTCTGACTGTCCCATTTTTACCAGTActgaaatgggcaaaagatggctGATAACAAATTACACTTTACTTGTGATGGTTACTCTATGCTAGTTCCTGTTTTTTAGAAAACAGTTCTTCTGAGGTGTAAGAAAAGCTTTCGCTTGGATTCatacacagttgacccttgaacaacaggtTTGGACTGCACAGAGCCACTTACACCTGGAGTTTTTCAATACATACACtggaaaattttttggagatttgtatcaatttgaaaaaaaaactcagatgaatttatttttcaattaaaatattgaaagaaattaagaaaaaggtaTGTCATAAATGCAGAAAATGTATGCAGATCCTAGTCTACTTTATAATTTGCTACCATACCAATAGTTAACTATTTTAactattaaaagttaaaaatttatcaaaacttggccaggcgcggtggctcaagcctgtaatcccagcactttgggaggccaaggcgggcggatcacgaggtcaggagattgagaccatcctggctaacacggtgaaaccgtgtctctactaaaaaaaaatacaaaaaactagccgggcgaggtggcaggcgcctgtagtcccagctactcggggggctgaggcaggagaatggcgtaaacccgggaggcggagcttgcagtgagctgagatctggccactgcgctccagcctgggcgatagagtgagactccatctcaaaaaaaaaaaaaaaaaaaaattatcaaaacttaaacacacacataccaaCTGTACACGGCACCATTCACAGTTGAGACAAACATAAGCATAAAGATGTGGTATTAAATTGTAACTGCATACCATTAACTGCAGTGCGCACTGTCCTGCTGTTAATTTCctagccacctcctgttgctactgcagtgagctcaagtgttgCGAGTATCCACTTAAAACACCATGTGATGCTAATCATCTCCAAACGAGCAGTTTGTCTCTCCAGTAAATTACATATCACAGTAGAAAGTATCTCCAGTGGTTCTCTTGTATTTTTCGTGTTTAGTGCAATATTGTAAACCTTTAATAACACCTTAGGACCCATACCAAGTGCCACTAGTaatgctggaagtgctcccaagaaacAACgtcatgaaaaaaagaaaaaaaactttttttttccaccacaagaaaaaaagccaaattgcttgatatgtaccaTAAATGGAGGGTCTGTAGCTGTGATTGGTcaccatttcaagataaatgaatccagcATAAGGAccatagtgaaaaaagaaaaaaattaatgaagccATCACTATAGCTACACCAGCAGGCATGAAAACCTTGCACATTTTGCAGAATACCTTTTAATCCTGTATTGAAAATGTAGCTTTTATGTGGGTGCAGGATTGCTATAAGGCAGGCATAACTGTAGACTCAAATATGATTTGAGAAAAAGcaaagtcattatatgacaacttaaagcaaaaggaaggtgaagcatctaaagctggagaatttaatgccactaaaggatggtttgataattttaaaaagtgggttGGCTTAAAAACTGTCAAGAtaacaggagaagcagcttctgctgaccaagaggcagcagatgagttcccagatgccattaagaaaatcactgaggagagccgggcgcagtggctcacgcctgtaatcccagcactttgggaggccgaggcgggtggatcacaaggtcaggagattgagaccatggtgaaaccccatctctactaaaaatagaaaaaattagccgggcgcggtggcgggcgcctgtagtcccagctactcgggaggctgaggcaggagaatggcgtgaacccgggaggcggagcttgcagtgagctgagattgcgccactgcactccagcctgggcgacagaccgagactccgtctcaaaaaaaaaaaaaagaaaatcactgagGAGAAAGGATACCTGCCTGAACAGGTTTTCGGTGCAGATGAAAGTGTCctcttctgggaaaaaaaatgctACAAAGGACATTGATTAGTAAGGAAGAGAAGCATGCATcaggatttaaggcaggaagGGACAGGCTAACTGGACTGCTTTGTGCAAATGCAGTTGGGTTTATGATCAGGACTGGCCTTATCTATAAAGCTGCTAACCCCCTGgccttgaagggaaaagataaacaccAGCTGCCAATCTTTTGATTGTACAATAAGGAGGCCTGGACATTGAGAAAACTTTTTTCTGGATTGGTTCCAATGatactttgtccctatagtcacaAGTACCTTCCCAGGAAAGGAttgccttttaaagttcttttgatattggacAATGCCCCCAGCCACCCAGAACCCCACAAGTTCAACACCAAAGTCCTCAGAGTGGTCTCCTTGCCCCCAAACACGTCATCATTTGGCCTCTAGATTGGGAGCCATAAGGACCTTCAAGGCTTATTACACACAGTACTTTATGGAAAGGATTGTCAACACTATGGAAGAGAACCCCAACAGAGAGAACAACATGGAAGTCTGGAAGGATTACATCACTGAAGATGCCATCATTGTGACAGAACAAGCCATGAAAGCCATCAAGCCCGAAACAATAAATTCCTGTAAGAGAAAACTGTCCAGATGATGTGcatgacttcacaggatttacAACACAGCCaatcaaggaaatcatgaaagagattgtagatgTGGCAAAAAAGGTGGGGGGTGAAGGGTTTCAAGATGTGGATCTCggagaaattcaagagctaaCAGATAACCACACTAGAGGAATGAAGAGAAGAGCAGCAGCgccagaaaacaaattgacattAAACAATCTCGCAGGTTTCTGATCAGTCAAGACTGCTTTTCACTTCTTTTATAACACAGACCCTTCTATGATACAAGCATTAAACCTAAAGCAAATGGTGGAGGAAGGATTGGtaccatatacaaatatttttagaaaaatgaaaaagcaaaaagtcaGAAATGATGATGTATTTCTGTAGTTACACTGAGGCGCCCACCTCTCCAGCCTCGTCttccacctcttctgcctctgccacccctaagTCAGCAAGACTAACCCCGTTCTCCTCTTCCTAGTCAGCCTACTCAACTTGAAGATGGCAAGGATAAAGACCTTTCTGATGGtccacttccatttaatgaatTAGTAAATATCTTTTCGCCTCatgattttcttccatttttttctctagcttaatTATAATACAGcacataatacatataacatgcaaaatatgtgttaattggctGTTTGTGTTACTGGCAAGGCTTCCaatcaacagtaggctattagaaGTTAAGTTGTGGGAAAATCAAAGGTTATAGGAGATTTTCAACTGCATGCAGGGTCAGTGCCACTCCCcgccatgttgttcaagggtcagctgtactCTCTGAGGACTTTACCAGCTTTAAAACATGGAGTATTTGAATACAGAAACCAGAGCATTTACATACTCTGCTCGAGGCAGAGCTATTAAAAAAACTTCTCTTCTCCATACctagaaaaggaaatacaaatgcaTCCTTTGAGTCATTTGTGACGTTGTAACTAGAATGAGATTAACTCCATGCTCTAAGCTAAGAAAGCCACGGGGCACTTGGACCTCAGGAATACTTACAACATTTAGGGATGCTGTCTGACCTGTATTCATTATAGTAGTTTCAAACATGGTTTCTGTTTTATAGCACCATATAGGGCAGAATTCCAGGTAAGTTCCAGGGGCTGAAAAGGGGTGCCACTTAACTTTGGGGACTGTAAAGAAACTACTACCTGCAGGTAGAAGACAGTACAAGCAACTACTGAATTGACCCAACTCAAAATGTGAAGTGCAGAGGCCAAGTGTCCCTGTTCATATACAGCACTAAAAGTACTGAGGTTACAATCACCCACCTCAAACaaagtatccttttttttttttttccccttgttcttgagacagggtctcactctgttgcccaggctggagtggaatggcatgatcttggctcactgcaacctccgcctcctgggctcaagtgatcctcccaccttagcctcctgagtagctgggaccacaggtgcatgccatcaagcccagctaatttttgtactttttgtagagatggagtttcgccatgttgccctggctggtctggaactcctggactcaagtgatctaccagccttggcttctcaaagtgctgggattactggtgtgagccaccaaacctggccaacaAAATATCTTAAACCTAAAGTTTCTatgaatttatttgaaaagagaaggcggtcgggcgcggtggctcaagcctgtaatcccagcactttgggaggccgagatgggcggatcacgaggtcaggagatcgagatcatcctggcctaacacagtgaaaccccgtctctactaaaaagtacaaaaaacgagccgggcgaggtggcgggcgcatgtagtcccagctactcaggaggctgaggcaggagaatggcgtaaacccgggaggcggagcttgcagtgagccaagattgcaccactgcactccagcctgggcaacagagcgagactccgtctcaaaaaaaaaaaaaaaaagagaaggcttGGTTGAGAGGATTGTTTTAGTGAGAGGGACTTAGAAAATActgcttttaaaataagtgtggggaaaagagagagagatcagactgttactgtgtctatatagaaagaagtagacataagagactccattttgtcctgtatttgagatgctgttaatctgtgaccctacccccaaccttgtccttgcaagagacacgtgctgtggtgactcaaggtttaagggattttgggctgtgcagggcgtgctttgttaaacaagtgcctgaaaagtcatcgccattctcttaatctcaaattcccagggacacatacactgccaaaggtcgcacactgccaaaggtcgcagggacctctgcctaggaaggctaggtattgtccaaggtttctccccatgtaatagtctgaaatatggcctcgtgggaagggaaagacctgatcgtcccccagcctgacacccgtgaagggtctgtgctgaggactagtataagaggaaagaaggcctcttggcagttgagatagagaaaagcatctgtctcctgcccgtccctgggcaatggaacatctcggtgtaaaaccttactgtatgttctatttactgagaaaggagaaaactgccttagggctgaaggtgggacgtgCTAGCGGCagtgctgctctttatgcactaaaaaggtttatggagatgtttgcatatgcatatcaaggcatatccttaaacttattcaatgtcacagagatctttattcatatgtcttactgctgacctccCTACCATGATCCTATTATCccgccacttccctttttctaagatggtaaagataatgatcaataaatactgagggaactcagagaccggtgctggcgtgggtcctctgtatgctgagcaccagtcccctgggcccactttttctttccctatactttgtctctgtgtctcatttcttttcttaagtctctcgttccacctaacgagaaacgcccacaggtgtggaggggcaggccaccccttcaaatAAGGTTTAAAAAGTTAAGGTTTAAGCATCAGTGTGTTTCAGGTGATGTGTTCAAAAGGAACATCAGGATGTTTTTCCTTGCTGTCACTAAGGAGGCCCTTGGTGCTCAGCTGACATTCTCTAACAAGGGTTCATTTGTCAGGGATGGTTTACAGAGTGAAAGCCTGCTGTTTACTGTTCACAGATAACAAATGCTTTTCTCCCCTGACAGAAAGGAACAAGATGACTTCCTTTTCTACCACCACACTACTGCCCCCCATTAAGGTTCTTGTGGTTTACCCATCTGAAATATGTTTCCATCACACAATTTGTTACTTCACTGAATTTCTTCAAAACCACTGCAGAAGTGAGGTCATCCTTGAAAagtggcagaaaaagaaaatagcagagATGGGTCCAGTGCAGTGGCTTGCCACTCAAAAGAAGGCAGCAGACAAAGttgtcttccttctttccaatGACGTCAACAGTGTTTGCGATGGTACCTGTGCCAAGAGTGAGGGCAGTCCCAGTGAGAACTCTCAAGACCTCTTCCCCCTTGCCTTTAACCTTTTCTGCAGTGATCTAAGAAGCCAGACTCATCTGCACAAATATGTGGTGGTCTACTTTAGAGAGACTGATACCAAAGACAATTATAATGCTCTCAGTGTCTGCCCCAAGTACCACCTCATGAAGGATGCCACTGCTTTCTGTGCAGAACTTCTCCACGTCAAGCAGCAGGTGTCAGCAGGAAAAAGATCGCAAGCCTGCCACAATGGCTGCTGCTCCTTGTAGCCCACCCATGAGAAGCAAGAGACCTTAAAGGTTTCCTACCCCACCAATTACAAGGAAAAAACGTGTGATAATCCTGAAGCTTACTATGCAGCCTACAAATAGCCTtagtaattaaaacattttatgccaataaaattttcaaatactgCTAACTGATGTAGCATTAACTAAAGAAACTACATTTACAACTTCAAAGCTAGATTAGTTTTATACATAGAAATCCATTAGTTTTAATTGAAAACTATAACCATTTTGATAATGCAACAATAAAGTATCTTCCAGCCAAACATCTAGTCTTGCATAGTCCATGCATTGCAATGTACACAGAACTGTTTAGCTAATATTCTACGTTTAATTAATGAATACCGAATCTAAGAACCCCTCACTGGTTCACTCAA encodes:
- the LOC105480577 gene encoding interleukin-17 receptor B isoform X5, giving the protein MSLVLLTLAALCRSAVPREPWTFSYIGFPVELNTVYFIGAHNIPNANMNEDGPSMSVNFTSPGCLDHIMKYKKKCVKAGSLWDPNITACKKNEETVEVNFTTSPLGNRYMALIQHSTIIGFSQVSEPYQNKQTRASVVIPVTEESEGAMVQLTPYFPTCGSDCIRHKGTVVLCPQTGVPFPLDNNRSKPGGWLPLLLPSLLVVTWVLVAGIYLMWRHERNKMTSFSTTTLLPPIKVLVVYPSEICFHHTICYFTEFLQNHCRSEVILEKWQKKKIAEMGPVQWLATQKKAADKVVFLLSNDVNSVCDGTCAKSEGSPSENSQDLFPLAFNLFCSDLRSQTHLHKYVVVYFRETDTKDNYNALSVCPKYHLMKDATAFCAELLHVKQQVSAGKRSQACHNGCCSL